A region from the Corynebacterium halotolerans YIM 70093 = DSM 44683 genome encodes:
- a CDS encoding aldehyde dehydrogenase: protein MFAPDGPLMKENSAMTLAMTMESRLIIDNEARPASGGATFERRHAQEGHVVTTCAAATVEDAVAAVESAARAFPSWAATGPTERRRILLKAADLLEERSGEFIETMMAEISAPADWAGFNVFLTTQCLREAAGLASQLVGETMPNDRGVLSMTVRQPAGVVLSMAPWNAPGVLGMRALAYPIVCGNPVVFRASEGSPRTHQMLVEVLNDAGLPPGVANFLTNAPEDSDTVVSAVIEHPAVRRINFTGSTKVGRIIAEKAARHLKPVLLELGGKAPLVVLDDADVDGAVNAAVFGAFMYQGQICMSTERIVLDEKIADEFMEKFTARVGELRPGDPTEDEAVQIGYVYQPQTGERINAMIDDAVGKGATIAVGGRADNAALPATVLDHVVPEMEIYHAETFAPITTVVRVNGYDEAIATANDTEYGLAAAVHGADSFRTLQAAMAIQAGHVHINGATVQNDANAPFGGMKNSGYGRFDGRSVIREFTEEKWITIENPRQGYAL, encoded by the coding sequence ATGTTCGCCCCTGATGGGCCCCTGATGAAGGAGAACTCCGCCATGACCCTCGCCATGACCATGGAATCTCGGCTGATCATCGACAACGAGGCCCGTCCGGCCTCCGGTGGCGCCACCTTCGAGCGCCGGCACGCGCAGGAGGGGCACGTCGTCACCACCTGTGCGGCCGCGACGGTGGAGGACGCCGTCGCCGCCGTCGAGTCCGCCGCGAGGGCCTTCCCGAGCTGGGCCGCGACCGGTCCGACCGAGCGTCGCCGCATCCTGCTCAAGGCCGCTGACCTGCTGGAGGAGCGGTCGGGGGAGTTCATCGAGACGATGATGGCGGAGATCTCCGCGCCCGCGGACTGGGCCGGTTTCAACGTCTTCCTGACCACCCAGTGCCTGCGGGAGGCCGCCGGTCTCGCGTCCCAGCTGGTCGGCGAGACCATGCCGAACGACCGGGGAGTGCTGTCGATGACCGTGCGCCAGCCCGCCGGCGTGGTGCTGAGCATGGCGCCGTGGAACGCCCCCGGCGTGCTGGGGATGCGCGCGCTGGCGTACCCGATCGTGTGCGGCAACCCGGTCGTCTTCCGGGCCTCCGAGGGCAGCCCGCGGACCCACCAGATGCTCGTCGAGGTTCTCAACGACGCGGGTCTGCCGCCGGGGGTGGCGAACTTCCTCACCAACGCGCCCGAGGACTCCGACACCGTCGTCAGCGCGGTGATCGAGCACCCGGCCGTGCGCCGCATCAACTTCACCGGCTCCACGAAGGTCGGCCGCATCATCGCGGAGAAGGCCGCCCGCCACCTCAAGCCGGTGCTGCTCGAGCTCGGTGGCAAGGCCCCGCTGGTGGTGCTGGACGACGCCGACGTCGACGGCGCCGTCAACGCCGCGGTCTTCGGCGCGTTCATGTACCAGGGGCAGATCTGCATGTCGACCGAGCGCATCGTCCTGGACGAGAAGATCGCCGATGAGTTCATGGAGAAGTTCACCGCCCGCGTCGGCGAGCTCCGTCCCGGCGATCCCACCGAGGACGAGGCCGTGCAGATCGGCTACGTCTACCAGCCGCAGACCGGTGAGCGGATCAACGCGATGATCGACGACGCCGTCGGCAAGGGCGCGACGATCGCGGTCGGCGGGCGCGCGGACAACGCGGCCCTGCCGGCGACGGTCCTCGACCACGTTGTCCCGGAGATGGAGATCTACCACGCTGAGACCTTCGCCCCGATCACCACCGTGGTGCGCGTCAACGGCTACGACGAGGCGATCGCCACCGCCAATGACACCGAGTACGGCCTGGCGGCGGCCGTCCACGGCGCCGATTCCTTCCGTACCCTGCAGGCGGCGATGGCGATTCAGGCGGGCCATGTCCACATCAACGGCGCCACCGTGCAGAACGACGCGAACGCACCGTTCGGCGGCATGAAGAACAGCGGCTACGGACGGTTCGACGGCCGCAGCGTCATCCGCGAGTTCACCGAGGAGAAGTGGATCACCATCGAGAATCCCCGGCAGGGCTACGCGTTGTAG
- a CDS encoding ExeM/NucH family extracellular endonuclease — MSLSPFSARRSRTLAVGVAAATAASVLLVPTATAAADGSNVVINEVYGGGGNSGSVYSNDFVELYNPTDEPVSLDGWTVVRYSGNGNEQSDVAALNGTIQPGAHFLIQAASGNSDTGALPTPDYATDDNVLTIGASSAAIRVRDAEGNDVDLVGWGGNSVAEGSPAQSTSNSTSVQRTTPGVDTDDNAADFTVGSPSPTNAAGETSGGAADPELPVDPPEPGEVIPIAEIQGTGDATPLAGQTVTTTGVVTGVYAEGGRDGFYLQTPGTGGEEQTTGDASHGIFVHLGNSGSYPEIGESLTVTGQAGEHYGTTQLSDATVTAAAETFAPVDPVTIEHLPAGDQAREAYESMLVLPTGDYTVTNNYALNTYGEIGLAPGTEAFRQGTDVHAPDTDPSSPVQQLMAEQAAQEVTLDDGRTRNYMNTDTKTPLPYITADGEVHQSIRTGDTVDFQHPVVVHYDHDLWRFQPTTPITGHNSAEELPIAWEDSRAAEIGAIDTVEGDYSIASFNVLNYFTSLGQDEPGCEAYEDMHGTPVAADYCDVRGAYTEEALADQQDKIVAAINALDVDVLGLEEIENTATVTGEVERRDESLATLVDALNAAVGEERWAYVESPAQLGTDEDYIRVAFIYNPDTVEPVGESRIFDDQVYTGTARQPLAQEFAPVDGSGESFVAVVNHFKSKGSVTRGDEATGDGQGNNPNVRANQSQALLDHLGQQEDWEGKPTFILGDLNAYSRETAMTVLENAGYTNINTAFAGGEPTYQFGGRLGSLDHALGNEAAMELIQDARVWNINADEPVAFEYSRRNYNIVDFHDDSPFRSSDHDPIKVGFNLGEAGEPGQPEEPADPERPAGIAGLLINTEGELIITFTDGTEQNFGPLPGFVGQDGEDGRGIDTLEINDEGHLIVSYTDGTTQDLGRIAGADGLDGTDGTDGEDGRGIDTLEINDEGHLIATYSDGTTQDLGRVTATDGEDGEDGLDGTDGRGVDSFEINDEGHLIVSYTDGTTQDLGRVTATDDRDAQSGGSSSGFIGQLFADLGGLLGRIVDQFLSLFR, encoded by the coding sequence ATGTCCCTGTCCCCCTTCTCCGCCCGCCGGTCGCGCACGCTGGCCGTCGGAGTGGCCGCCGCCACGGCGGCCAGCGTCCTGCTCGTCCCCACGGCCACCGCGGCAGCGGACGGCAGCAATGTCGTCATCAACGAGGTCTACGGGGGTGGCGGAAACTCCGGCTCCGTCTATTCCAATGATTTCGTGGAGCTGTACAACCCAACCGACGAACCGGTCTCCCTCGATGGTTGGACCGTTGTCCGCTACTCCGGAAACGGAAACGAGCAGAGCGATGTCGCCGCCCTCAACGGCACCATCCAACCCGGCGCACATTTCCTCATTCAGGCGGCCAGCGGCAACAGCGATACCGGCGCCCTGCCCACCCCCGACTACGCCACCGATGACAACGTACTGACCATTGGGGCAAGTAGTGCCGCCATTCGCGTCAGAGACGCAGAAGGCAATGATGTCGACCTGGTCGGCTGGGGCGGCAACTCCGTCGCCGAGGGCTCCCCCGCCCAGAGCACCTCCAACTCGACCTCCGTTCAACGCACCACTCCCGGCGTGGACACCGACGACAACGCCGCCGACTTCACCGTGGGTAGCCCGTCCCCGACCAACGCCGCGGGTGAGACCTCCGGAGGCGCCGCGGACCCCGAGCTCCCCGTCGATCCGCCCGAGCCCGGCGAAGTCATCCCCATCGCCGAGATCCAGGGCACCGGCGACGCCACCCCGCTGGCGGGGCAGACGGTGACCACCACGGGCGTCGTCACGGGGGTCTATGCCGAGGGCGGCCGCGACGGCTTCTACCTCCAGACCCCGGGCACCGGTGGCGAGGAGCAGACCACCGGTGACGCCTCCCACGGCATCTTCGTCCACCTGGGCAACTCGGGTTCCTACCCGGAGATCGGCGAGTCGCTGACCGTCACCGGTCAGGCCGGCGAGCACTACGGGACAACTCAGCTGAGCGACGCGACGGTCACCGCCGCGGCCGAGACCTTCGCCCCGGTCGATCCGGTCACCATCGAGCACCTGCCCGCGGGTGACCAGGCCCGCGAGGCCTACGAGTCCATGCTGGTCCTGCCGACCGGCGACTACACGGTGACCAACAACTACGCGCTGAACACCTACGGCGAGATCGGGCTGGCCCCGGGCACCGAGGCCTTCCGCCAGGGCACCGACGTGCATGCGCCGGACACGGATCCGAGCTCGCCGGTGCAGCAGCTGATGGCGGAACAGGCGGCCCAGGAGGTCACCCTCGACGACGGCCGCACCCGCAACTACATGAACACCGACACGAAGACCCCGCTGCCGTACATCACCGCCGACGGCGAGGTGCACCAGTCGATCCGCACCGGCGACACCGTCGACTTCCAGCACCCGGTGGTCGTCCACTATGACCACGACCTGTGGCGCTTCCAGCCGACCACCCCGATCACGGGCCACAACTCCGCCGAGGAGCTTCCGATCGCCTGGGAGGATTCCCGCGCGGCCGAGATCGGCGCCATTGACACCGTGGAGGGCGACTACTCCATCGCCTCCTTCAACGTCCTGAACTACTTCACCTCCCTGGGCCAGGACGAGCCGGGCTGCGAGGCCTATGAGGACATGCACGGCACCCCGGTCGCCGCCGACTACTGCGACGTGCGAGGCGCCTACACCGAAGAGGCCCTCGCCGACCAGCAGGACAAGATCGTCGCCGCGATCAACGCACTCGACGTCGACGTCCTCGGCCTCGAGGAGATCGAGAACACCGCCACCGTCACCGGCGAGGTCGAGCGCCGCGACGAGTCACTGGCCACGCTTGTCGACGCCCTGAACGCCGCCGTCGGCGAGGAGCGCTGGGCGTACGTCGAGTCCCCGGCGCAGCTGGGCACCGACGAGGACTACATCCGCGTGGCCTTCATCTACAACCCGGACACCGTGGAGCCGGTCGGCGAGTCCCGCATCTTCGATGACCAGGTCTACACCGGCACCGCCCGCCAGCCGCTGGCTCAGGAGTTCGCCCCGGTCGACGGTTCCGGCGAGTCCTTCGTCGCGGTGGTCAACCACTTCAAGTCCAAGGGCTCCGTGACCCGGGGCGACGAGGCCACCGGGGACGGCCAGGGCAACAACCCCAACGTGCGCGCCAACCAGTCCCAGGCACTGCTCGACCACCTCGGGCAGCAGGAGGACTGGGAGGGCAAGCCCACCTTCATCCTCGGCGACCTCAACGCCTACTCGCGCGAGACCGCGATGACGGTCCTCGAGAACGCCGGCTACACCAACATCAACACCGCCTTCGCGGGCGGCGAGCCGACCTACCAGTTCGGTGGCCGTCTCGGCTCCCTGGATCACGCGCTGGGCAATGAGGCGGCCATGGAGCTGATTCAGGACGCGCGCGTGTGGAACATCAACGCCGACGAGCCGGTCGCGTTCGAGTACTCGCGCCGGAACTACAACATCGTCGACTTCCACGACGACTCCCCGTTCCGCTCCTCCGACCATGACCCGATCAAGGTGGGCTTCAATCTCGGCGAGGCCGGGGAGCCCGGCCAGCCGGAGGAGCCGGCCGATCCGGAGCGGCCGGCGGGCATCGCCGGCCTGCTGATCAACACCGAGGGTGAGCTGATCATCACCTTCACCGACGGCACCGAGCAGAACTTCGGTCCCCTCCCCGGCTTCGTCGGCCAGGATGGTGAGGACGGCCGTGGCATCGACACGCTCGAGATCAACGACGAAGGCCACCTGATCGTGTCCTACACCGACGGCACCACCCAGGACCTGGGCCGGATCGCCGGTGCGGACGGCCTTGACGGCACCGACGGCACCGACGGTGAGGACGGCCGTGGCATCGACACGCTCGAGATCAACGACGAAGGCCACCTGATCGCCACCTACTCCGACGGCACCACCCAGGACCTCGGACGCGTCACCGCCACCGACGGCGAGGACGGCGAGGATGGCCTTGACGGTACCGACGGTCGCGGCGTCGACTCCTTCGAGATCAACGACGAGGGCCACCTGATCGTGTCCTACACCGACGGCACCACCCAGGACCTCGGACGCGTCACCGCCACCGACGACCGGGACGCCCAGTCCGGCGGTAGCAGCTCCGGCTTCATCGGGCAGCTCTTCGCGGATCTGGGTGGCCTCCTCGGTCGCATCGTCGACCAGTTCCTGTCCCTCTTCCGCTAG
- a CDS encoding C4-dicarboxylate transporter DctA — MADKAASHPVPNPGSPKIAERGKKKDNTHWLYIGVIVAVIAGIIFGLVAPEVASGFKILGTMFVDLITMVITPVIFCTIVLGIGSVRAAASVGKAGGIALVYFITMSTLALGIGLVVGNLINPGSGLNIEATRGDAASLAGGGHGDGADEGLVGFIQSIIPDTFFSAFTSGSVLQVLFVALIVGFAVQAMGRQGEPILDFVAALQKLVFKILSGILWLAPVGAFGAIAGVVASTGFDAVLQLGVLMLAFYVTCVIFIFGVLGFVLKTFTGFSIFKLVKYLAREYLLIFATSSSESALPNLMRKMEHVGVGKSTVGIVVPTGYSFNLDGTAIYLTMAAIFISDAMSMPMSTGEQISLLVFMIIASKGAAGVSGAGIATLAAGLQSHRPELLDGVGLIVGIDRFMSEARALTNFSGNAVATLLVGTWTGTIDKGRVKRVLNGEEPYVEGTDEPDDHDDHDVHEDHGVHAVELQPTPQTGSERYGTPER; from the coding sequence ATGGCTGACAAGGCCGCATCCCACCCGGTTCCGAACCCCGGCTCGCCGAAGATCGCCGAGCGCGGGAAGAAGAAGGACAACACCCACTGGCTCTATATCGGCGTGATCGTCGCCGTTATCGCCGGAATCATCTTCGGCCTGGTCGCCCCGGAGGTGGCCTCCGGCTTCAAAATCCTCGGCACGATGTTCGTCGATCTCATCACGATGGTCATCACTCCGGTCATCTTCTGCACCATCGTGCTCGGTATCGGCTCGGTCCGTGCCGCGGCGTCGGTGGGCAAGGCCGGCGGCATCGCCCTGGTCTACTTCATCACCATGTCCACCCTCGCCCTGGGCATCGGCCTGGTCGTCGGCAACCTGATCAACCCCGGCTCGGGATTGAACATCGAGGCCACCAGGGGTGATGCCGCGTCGCTGGCCGGCGGGGGCCACGGGGACGGCGCCGACGAGGGGCTGGTCGGCTTCATCCAGTCGATCATCCCGGACACCTTCTTCTCCGCCTTCACTTCCGGCTCCGTCCTGCAGGTTCTGTTCGTCGCGCTGATCGTCGGCTTCGCCGTCCAGGCCATGGGCAGACAGGGTGAGCCGATCCTGGACTTCGTCGCCGCACTGCAGAAGCTGGTCTTCAAGATCCTCTCCGGCATTCTGTGGCTCGCCCCGGTCGGTGCCTTCGGCGCCATCGCCGGTGTCGTCGCCTCCACCGGTTTCGACGCCGTTCTCCAGCTGGGCGTGCTCATGCTGGCCTTCTATGTCACCTGCGTGATCTTCATCTTCGGTGTCCTGGGCTTCGTTCTGAAGACGTTCACCGGCTTCTCCATCTTCAAACTGGTCAAGTACCTGGCCCGCGAGTACCTGCTCATCTTCGCCACCTCCTCCTCTGAGTCGGCCCTGCCGAACCTGATGCGCAAGATGGAGCACGTCGGCGTCGGTAAATCCACCGTCGGCATCGTCGTACCCACCGGTTATTCCTTCAACCTGGACGGCACCGCCATCTATCTGACGATGGCCGCAATCTTCATCTCTGACGCCATGAGCATGCCCATGTCCACCGGCGAGCAGATCTCCCTGCTGGTCTTCATGATCATCGCCTCCAAGGGTGCCGCCGGCGTCTCCGGCGCGGGCATCGCCACCCTGGCCGCCGGGCTGCAGTCCCACCGCCCCGAGCTGCTCGACGGCGTCGGCCTCATCGTCGGCATCGACCGCTTCATGTCGGAGGCCCGTGCACTGACGAACTTCTCCGGCAATGCCGTGGCCACCCTCCTCGTGGGCACCTGGACCGGCACCATCGACAAGGGCCGGGTCAAGCGCGTCCTCAACGGCGAGGAGCCGTATGTGGAGGGGACCGACGAGCCTGATGACCACGACGACCACGACGTCCACGAAGATCACGGTGTCCACGCCGTCGAGCTGCAGCCGACGCCGCAGACCGGTTCCGAGAGGTACGGGACGCCGGAGAGATAG
- a CDS encoding S9 family peptidase translates to MVNSPAHSPVNPPAAPRHPVTRSFHGHDFVDEYEWLRDKTAQETLDYLNAENDHTKARTEHLEQLAENIYSEIKSRVKQTDMSIPVRSGDHWYYGRTEEGKDYGYSCRIPVAEADDPWVPPVIPDDGPVEGEQILLDLNAMAEGHEFFSLGASSVTLSGRYLAYSVDTEGDERFDLHVKDLETGELLADRIEGVFYGATWAGEEYLFYQRVDDAWRPDTVWRHRIGTPVDEDVCVFREEDERYFTGIGSTRSERYLFIESASKITSETRVLDLDNPTGEFEVLWEREPGVEYTVDHAVIDGEDRWVVTHNATGPNFAVGECAALRGDALPGLRELTELITHRDDVRIEGVDTYQHQIIAAYRRGAIGRLAVMVLPESGYGEFTELDFDEELYTAGALGNPEWDAPVIRISYGSFTTPARLYDYRVATGEYTLLKEQEVLGGYHREDYTAYRLWTTAADGERIPVSVVHRADLDVDKPQPTLLYGYGSYESSIDPGFSIARLSLMDRGMIFAVAHVRGGGEMGRAWYDNGKQLSKKNTFTDFIDVADDLIARGVTEPSRLVAEGGSAGGMLMGAVANLAGDRFAGIQAVVPFVDPLTSMLMPELPLTVTEWDEWGDPFHDPEVYDYMASYAPYENVEAKDYPDILAVTSLNDTRVLYVEPAKWIARLRATATGGEFLLKTEMSAGHGGVSGRYSKWRQTAFEYAWTANKAAGVAE, encoded by the coding sequence ATGGTTAATTCCCCGGCACATTCCCCGGTCAATCCCCCGGCAGCACCCCGCCATCCTGTCACCCGCAGCTTCCACGGCCACGACTTCGTCGACGAGTACGAGTGGCTGCGGGACAAGACCGCGCAGGAGACGCTCGACTACCTCAACGCAGAGAACGACCACACCAAGGCCCGGACGGAGCACCTGGAGCAGCTCGCGGAGAACATCTACTCCGAGATCAAGTCCCGGGTGAAGCAGACCGACATGTCCATCCCGGTGCGTTCCGGCGACCACTGGTATTACGGGCGCACCGAGGAGGGCAAGGACTACGGCTACTCCTGCCGTATCCCCGTCGCCGAGGCCGACGACCCCTGGGTCCCGCCCGTCATCCCGGACGACGGGCCGGTCGAGGGCGAGCAGATCCTCCTCGACCTCAACGCCATGGCGGAGGGCCACGAGTTCTTCTCCCTGGGTGCCTCCAGCGTGACGCTGTCCGGCCGCTACCTCGCCTATTCCGTCGACACGGAGGGTGACGAGCGCTTCGATCTCCACGTCAAGGACCTTGAGACCGGCGAGCTGCTCGCCGACCGCATCGAGGGCGTGTTCTACGGCGCCACCTGGGCCGGCGAGGAGTACCTGTTCTACCAGCGCGTGGACGACGCCTGGCGCCCCGACACCGTGTGGCGCCACCGGATCGGCACCCCCGTCGACGAGGACGTGTGCGTCTTCCGCGAGGAGGACGAGCGCTACTTCACCGGCATCGGCTCCACGCGCAGCGAGCGTTACCTGTTCATCGAGTCCGCCTCCAAGATCACCTCCGAGACCCGGGTGCTCGACCTGGATAACCCCACCGGGGAGTTCGAGGTGCTCTGGGAGCGCGAGCCCGGCGTCGAGTACACGGTCGACCACGCCGTCATCGACGGTGAGGACCGCTGGGTGGTCACCCACAACGCCACCGGCCCCAACTTCGCCGTGGGGGAGTGCGCGGCTCTGCGTGGCGACGCCCTGCCCGGCCTGCGCGAGCTCACCGAGCTCATCACCCACCGCGACGACGTCCGCATCGAGGGCGTCGACACGTACCAGCACCAGATCATCGCCGCCTACCGGCGCGGTGCGATCGGCCGCCTGGCGGTCATGGTGCTGCCGGAGTCCGGCTACGGCGAGTTCACCGAGCTCGACTTCGACGAGGAGCTCTACACCGCCGGTGCCCTGGGGAACCCGGAGTGGGACGCCCCCGTCATCCGCATCTCCTACGGTTCCTTCACCACCCCGGCGCGCCTCTACGACTACCGCGTGGCCACCGGCGAGTACACCCTGCTCAAGGAGCAGGAGGTTCTCGGCGGCTACCACCGGGAGGACTACACCGCCTACCGGCTGTGGACCACCGCCGCCGACGGGGAGCGGATCCCGGTCTCGGTCGTCCACCGTGCCGACCTCGACGTCGACAAGCCGCAGCCCACCCTGCTCTACGGCTACGGCTCCTACGAGTCCAGCATCGACCCCGGCTTTTCCATCGCGCGGCTTTCCCTGATGGACCGCGGCATGATCTTCGCCGTCGCGCACGTCCGCGGCGGCGGCGAGATGGGCCGGGCCTGGTACGACAACGGCAAGCAGCTGAGCAAGAAGAACACCTTCACCGACTTCATCGACGTCGCCGATGACCTCATCGCCCGCGGTGTGACCGAGCCGTCCAGGCTGGTCGCCGAGGGCGGATCCGCCGGCGGCATGCTCATGGGAGCCGTGGCCAATCTGGCCGGCGACCGCTTCGCCGGCATCCAGGCCGTCGTCCCCTTCGTCGACCCGCTGACCTCCATGCTCATGCCGGAGCTTCCGCTGACCGTCACCGAGTGGGACGAGTGGGGCGATCCGTTCCACGACCCGGAGGTCTACGACTACATGGCCTCCTACGCGCCCTACGAGAACGTCGAGGCCAAGGACTACCCCGATATCCTGGCGGTCACGAGCCTGAACGACACCCGCGTGCTCTACGTGGAGCCGGCGAAGTGGATCGCCAGGCTGCGCGCCACGGCCACTGGGGGCGAGTTCCTGCTCAAGACCGAGATGTCCGCCGGACACGGGGGAGTGTCGGGCCGCTACTCCAAGTGGCGCCAGACCGCCTTCGAGTACGCCTGGACCGCGAACAAGGCCGCGGGGGTGGCTGAGTAG
- a CDS encoding DUF2334 domain-containing protein, translating to MHGHLLVSISSIFDETRAAVAEMVDALDGAGIPVSLLVAPHIDGNWRLARDERTRDWLLAQQKAGRAIILNGFDRAVQGRRAEFANLDAHEARLRLAGATRQMSRIGFDTDIFAPPRWRLSPGTLEVLPQFGFRLAASTRGLHHLPDGEFHQCRNLSVGEGFGAAKWWRRNVIRAAERGAASGNSIRLSVSGRNLLDAKVARDVRHAAIRAVAAGARPGDYRIFAPV from the coding sequence ATGCACGGCCACCTCCTGGTATCGATCTCCAGTATCTTCGATGAGACCCGGGCGGCGGTGGCGGAGATGGTCGACGCCCTGGACGGAGCGGGCATCCCCGTCTCCCTGCTGGTGGCACCCCATATCGACGGCAACTGGCGCCTGGCCCGCGACGAGCGGACGCGCGACTGGCTGCTCGCCCAGCAGAAGGCCGGGCGGGCGATCATCCTCAACGGCTTCGACCGGGCGGTCCAGGGGCGTCGCGCCGAGTTCGCGAACCTCGACGCCCACGAGGCCCGCCTGCGGCTGGCCGGCGCGACCCGGCAGATGTCCCGCATCGGCTTCGACACGGATATCTTCGCCCCGCCGCGCTGGCGACTGTCCCCGGGCACCCTTGAGGTGCTGCCGCAGTTCGGTTTCCGGCTCGCGGCGTCGACACGTGGCCTGCACCACCTGCCTGACGGGGAGTTCCACCAGTGCCGCAACCTTTCCGTCGGCGAGGGTTTCGGGGCCGCGAAGTGGTGGCGCCGCAACGTCATCCGCGCCGCCGAGCGGGGCGCGGCCAGCGGCAACTCCATCCGCCTGTCCGTTTCGGGGCGCAACCTGCTTGACGCGAAGGTGGCCAGGGACGTCCGCCACGCCGCGATCCGCGCCGTCGCCGCCGGGGCGCGGCCGGGCGACTACCGGATCTTCGCCCCGGTCTGA
- a CDS encoding phosphoribosylaminoimidazolesuccinocarboxamide synthase: MRPELSEYNHLSAGKVREIYEIDDETLLMVVSDRISAYDHILEPEIPDKGRVLTAMSVFFFNAIDFPNHLAGPVDDPRIPEEVLGRALVVKKLRMLPFECVARGYLTGSGLAEYRADGTVCGIELPAGLTESSRLAEPIFTPATKAELGDHDENVSFDAVVAKLGQARADELREATLRIYSEAAALAEDKGIILADTKFEFGLDADGTLVLADEVLTPDSSRYWPAEGYGEGKVQPSFDKQYVRNWLTGPKSGWDKNGPTPPPALPGSVVEATRERYVEAYERLSGEKFSDWVGCCV, translated from the coding sequence ATGCGTCCTGAGCTGTCCGAGTACAACCACCTCTCCGCCGGCAAGGTCCGCGAGATCTACGAGATCGACGACGAGACCCTGCTCATGGTGGTCTCCGACCGTATTTCCGCGTACGACCACATCCTCGAGCCCGAGATCCCCGACAAGGGGCGCGTGCTCACCGCGATGAGCGTGTTCTTCTTCAACGCCATCGACTTCCCGAACCACCTCGCCGGCCCGGTCGACGATCCGCGCATCCCCGAGGAGGTCCTCGGGCGCGCGCTGGTGGTCAAGAAGCTGCGGATGCTGCCCTTCGAGTGCGTGGCCCGCGGTTATCTCACCGGCTCCGGCCTCGCCGAGTACCGCGCCGACGGCACCGTCTGCGGTATCGAGCTGCCCGCCGGCCTGACCGAGTCCTCCCGACTGGCCGAGCCGATCTTCACCCCGGCCACCAAGGCCGAGCTCGGCGACCACGACGAGAACGTCTCCTTCGACGCGGTCGTTGCCAAGCTGGGGCAGGCGCGCGCCGACGAGCTGCGTGAGGCCACCCTGCGCATCTACTCCGAGGCCGCCGCCCTGGCGGAGGACAAGGGCATCATCCTGGCCGACACGAAGTTCGAGTTCGGTCTCGACGCCGACGGCACCCTGGTGCTCGCCGACGAGGTGCTCACCCCCGACTCCTCCCGCTACTGGCCCGCCGAGGGGTACGGGGAGGGCAAGGTCCAGCCCAGCTTCGACAAGCAGTACGTGCGCAACTGGCTCACCGGGCCGAAGTCCGGCTGGGACAAGAACGGTCCGACCCCGCCGCCGGCCCTGCCGGGTTCCGTCGTCGAGGCCACCCGGGAGCGCTACGTCGAGGCCTACGAGCGACTCAGCGGGGAGAAGTTCTCCGACTGGGTCGGCTGCTGCGTCTGA
- a CDS encoding glutathione peroxidase, translating to MTDTALTDIQLNLNDATDTTLGDLAPGKLVLIVNTASECGFTPQYEGLQKLQDTYSDRGFTVLGVPCNQFGGQEPGTDEEIKEFCSSSFSVTFPLLSKVEVNGTGAHPLFRQLTAIADAEGEGGDVKWNFEKFLVAPDGEVLGRFRSRTEPQDPQLVELIEENLPG from the coding sequence ATGACCGACACCGCACTGACTGACATTCAGCTGAACCTCAACGACGCGACCGACACGACCCTGGGAGACCTGGCACCGGGCAAGCTCGTGCTCATCGTCAACACCGCCTCCGAGTGCGGGTTCACCCCGCAGTACGAGGGGCTCCAGAAGCTCCAGGACACCTACTCCGACCGCGGCTTCACCGTCCTCGGCGTGCCCTGCAACCAGTTCGGTGGCCAGGAGCCGGGGACCGACGAGGAGATCAAGGAGTTCTGCTCGTCCAGCTTCTCCGTGACCTTCCCGCTGCTGTCCAAGGTCGAGGTCAACGGCACGGGCGCACACCCGCTGTTCCGGCAGCTGACCGCCATCGCGGACGCCGAGGGCGAGGGCGGCGACGTGAAGTGGAACTTCGAGAAGTTCCTCGTCGCCCCCGACGGTGAGGTACTGGGCCGTTTCCGCTCTCGGACCGAGCCGCAGGACCCGCAGCTGGTCGAGCTGATCGAGGAGAACCTGCCGGGCTGA